The following coding sequences are from one Roseburia hominis A2-183 window:
- the thiM gene encoding hydroxyethylthiazole kinase, which yields MEAYEYLEKIRAAAPRVHCITNYVTAHDVANMILACGANPVMADEPQEMGEITAHAGALALNMGTPGERREQAMLAAGKAANGNGIPVVLDPVGVGASAFRRKMAEELLGAVTFTAIRGNMSEIRTLSELAEKKAAGAAGGVDVRPVDVVTEETLAEAVTFVKAVSKRLGAVVAVTGAIDLVSDGQQCVVIRGGREEMSRVTGTGCQLSGLAAAFLAVARNMEAPAGSTGGNTAGGAACAARGMEAVAAAVCVMNAAGEIAWEQRGLCGGNASYGTGIIDAVYRMDQKMLEGRIRYEVR from the coding sequence TTGGAAGCATACGAATATCTGGAAAAAATAAGAGCGGCGGCGCCGCGGGTACACTGTATCACGAATTATGTGACGGCGCATGACGTGGCAAACATGATCCTGGCGTGTGGAGCGAACCCGGTCATGGCGGACGAGCCGCAGGAGATGGGAGAGATCACGGCGCATGCGGGGGCGCTCGCCCTTAATATGGGAACTCCTGGCGAGCGCAGAGAGCAGGCAATGCTTGCGGCGGGAAAGGCGGCAAACGGGAACGGGATTCCGGTAGTGCTTGACCCGGTCGGCGTCGGTGCGAGCGCATTTCGCCGGAAGATGGCAGAAGAGCTGTTGGGGGCGGTGACGTTTACCGCCATACGCGGCAACATGTCGGAGATCCGGACGCTTTCTGAACTGGCAGAAAAGAAGGCGGCCGGCGCCGCGGGCGGTGTGGATGTGCGTCCGGTGGATGTGGTCACGGAGGAGACGCTCGCGGAGGCGGTCACATTCGTAAAGGCGGTCTCTAAGCGCCTTGGCGCGGTGGTGGCGGTGACCGGTGCGATCGATCTTGTCTCGGACGGACAGCAGTGTGTGGTGATCCGCGGAGGGAGAGAGGAAATGAGCCGGGTGACCGGAACCGGGTGCCAGCTCTCCGGACTTGCGGCGGCGTTCCTCGCGGTGGCGCGGAATATGGAAGCGCCGGCTGGAAGCACCGGCGGGAATACTGCGGGAGGAGCAGCATGCGCGGCGCGCGGCATGGAGGCGGTCGCGGCGGCAGTCTGCGTGATGAATGCAGCAGGAGAGATTGCATGGGAGCAGCGCGGTTTATGCGGCGGAAATGCCTCCTACGGGACCGGTATCATTGATGCTGTGTACCGGATGGACCAGAAAATGCTGGAGGGAAGGATTCGTTATGAAGTGCGATAA
- the thiE gene encoding thiamine phosphate synthase, which translates to MKCDKRDLLLYAVTDRSWSEGTTLGAQVEEALRGGATFVQLREKKLTGEALRAEALEIQAVCRRYGVPFVINDDVALAKEIDADGVHVGQDDMEAGDVRAILGADKIIGVSAHNVEEALRAERHGADYLGVGAAFTTSSKPEAGHIDAATIRAICETVKIPVIAIGGIKEENLLQLRGNGLCGVAVISAIFAQKDIEAATRRLRALVEEMAGDQE; encoded by the coding sequence ATGAAGTGCGATAAAAGAGATCTGCTGCTTTATGCAGTGACTGATCGAAGCTGGAGCGAGGGAACAACGCTGGGGGCGCAGGTGGAAGAAGCGCTCCGGGGAGGCGCGACATTTGTCCAGCTACGGGAAAAAAAGCTGACCGGGGAAGCACTCCGTGCGGAGGCGTTGGAGATCCAGGCAGTGTGCCGGCGGTACGGCGTGCCGTTTGTGATCAACGACGACGTGGCGCTTGCGAAAGAGATTGACGCGGACGGGGTGCATGTCGGGCAGGATGATATGGAAGCCGGCGATGTGCGTGCCATTCTGGGCGCTGACAAAATCATCGGCGTATCTGCGCATAATGTGGAAGAAGCGCTCCGCGCAGAACGCCATGGCGCGGATTATCTGGGCGTTGGCGCTGCGTTTACGACCAGTTCCAAACCGGAGGCGGGACACATTGATGCGGCGACGATACGTGCCATCTGCGAGACGGTAAAGATTCCGGTCATTGCGATCGGCGGCATCAAGGAGGAGAATCTTCTGCAGCTGCGCGGAAACGGTCTGTGCGGCGTTGCCGTGATCAGTGCCATTTTTGCACAGAAGGATATCGAGGCGGCGACGAGACGTCTGCGCGCTCTGGTAGAGGAAATGGCGGGGGATCAGGAATGA